The following are encoded in a window of Megachile rotundata isolate GNS110a chromosome 2, iyMegRotu1, whole genome shotgun sequence genomic DNA:
- the LOC100881849 gene encoding reticulocalbin-2, which translates to MEYRIFSEPMMGTRQMRVTISLFLIATTFGFYSFANAASAHIHTHVHNKPTHERTEDGAYSPRDVNHYAGGEHDQEFDHEAILGSAKEAQEFDKLPMQESKRRLGILLKKMDLNNDKFIERNELKAWILRSFSMLSEEESQDRLEDADTDEDGKVSWNEILQDTYGTDAEDLAMDDKLINDDKQTFDAADMDKNGYLDAEEFKAYTHPEETPRMFPLLLRQALDDKDNDKDGFISFQEFIGNRGKAEDKEWLLIEKDKFDYEHDKNGDGRLDSDEILSWLVPSNEEIASDEVDHLFAASDDDHDNRLSFDEILDHHDTFVGSEATDYGDHLQDIERFTDEL; encoded by the exons ATGGAATACAG AATTTTCTCTGAACCTATGATGGGTACACGGCAAATGCGTGTAACAATTTCACTGTTCCTTATTGCCACAACCTTTGGATTCTATTCATTTGCAAATGCTGCATCTGCACATATTCATACCCATGTACATAACAAACCTACCCATGAAAGGACAGAAGACGGTGCATATAGTCCACGGGATGTAAATCATTATGCAGGAGGAGAACATGATCAGGAGTTTGATCATGAAGCTATTCTTG GAAGCGCGAAAGAAGCACAAGAGTTTGACAAACTTCCAATGCAAGAATCAAAAAGGCGCTTAGGAATATTGTTGAAGAAAATGGACTTGAATAATGATAAGTTCATTGAAAGGAATGAATTAAAAGCTTGGATTTTACGTTCCTTTAG caTGCTTTCTGAAGAAGAATCGCAAGATCGATTAGAAGATGCTGACACTGATGAAGATGGTAAAGTTAGCTGGAATGAAATTCTACAAGATACATATGGCACAGATGCAGAAGACTTAGCCATGGATGACAAGCTAATAAATGATGATAAGCAAACATTTGATGCTGCTGATATGGACAAAAATGGTTATCTGGATGCAGAAGAATTCAAAGCCTACACACATCCTGAAGAAACACCTAGAATGTTTCCACTTTTATTAAGGCAAGCTTTGGATGATAAAGATAATGATAAAGATGGATTTATTAGCTTCCAAGAATTTATTGGAAATAGAGGCAAGGCAGAAGATAAGGAGTGGTTACTAATAGAGAAAGATAAATTCGATTATGAACATGATAAAAATGGAGATGGTAGACTAGATTCAGATGAAATACTTTCTTGGCTAGTACCAAGCAACGA GGAAATTGCAAGTGACGAGGTAGACCATTTGTTCGCTGCATCCGACGATGATCATGATAACAGGTTATCATTCGATGAGATTTTAGATCATCATGACACTTTTGTAGGCAGCGAAGCAACTGACTATGGTGATCATTTACAAGATATTGAACGTTTTACTGACGAACTTTGA